The Mycolicibacterium monacense genome contains the following window.
CAGGTCGCGTTCGGCCATCAGGCACACCACCCGGTTTGCGCGCAACCGGTCCCGCAGCAGCTCATACGGCGGGCGCTCGCCTCCCGAGAGTGGGATCACCTCGAAGCCCAGGCTCTCGCGGTAGGCGACGAACCGGTTGAACAGCGACTCCGGGCGCAGGCGCTCGGCCACCGTGGTGAACGTGCCGTGGTTCTGGACCAGCCAGACCCCGGCCATGTCCCAGTTGCCACTGTGCGGGAGCGCGAGCACGGCGCCGCGTCCGGAATCGAGAGCGTCCCAGACGTGCCCGATGTCGTCGACGGTGAGTTCCTCACCGAGCTTGCGGTGGTCCATGGTCGGCAGCCGGAACGCCTCGCGCCAATACCGGGCGTAGGAGGCCAGCGATGCGCGCATCAGCTCGTCGGGCACATCGGCCGGCGCGACACCGATGACCCGGGCGAGGTTCTTACGCAGTTGTTCGGGGCCGCCGTTGCGGGCCGAGTACCACGCTCCGGCGTCGAAGGCGTTGCGCGCCAGGACTTCCGGTACGGCGCGCACCACCCGCCAGCCGGCCGCGTAACCCCAGTCCGTCAGGTGGTCGGTGCCGGGCAGCCAGCCGCCGAGTGCGGTCACTGGTCGTCCGCCGCCGGTTTCTCTTCGCCCTTGGGCTCGATCCGGTCCATCGCGCCCGGCGAGGTGCGCACGGTGTGCAGCCGCTGCAGCACCGTCACCACGTTGGCCACCGCCAGGATCCACATCGCCACGGGCAGCAGCCACGGGATGTGCAGGAACGACACCCCGGACAGGCCAGCCCCGGTCAGCACGATCACCAGCCGTTCGGGGCGTTCGATGAAACCACCGTCGCCGCGCAGCCCGCTGGCCTCGGCGCGGGCCTTGATGTAGGAGATGACCTGCGAGGTGATCAGACAGATGACCGTGGCCACCACCAGCGCCGGACTGTCCATACCGAAGGCCGCCCACCACAGCAGACCCGCGAAGATCGCGCCGTCGGCGATCCGGTCGCAGGCCGCGTCGAGGACGGCACCGAACCGCGTGCCGCCGCCGCGTTCGCGGGCCATGGCGCCGTCGAGCATGTCGGCCAGCACGAACACGGCCACCGCGAAGGCGCCCCACCACAGCTGC
Protein-coding sequences here:
- a CDS encoding phosphatidylinositol mannoside acyltransferase — encoded protein: MTALGGWLPGTDHLTDWGYAAGWRVVRAVPEVLARNAFDAGAWYSARNGGPEQLRKNLARVIGVAPADVPDELMRASLASYARYWREAFRLPTMDHRKLGEELTVDDIGHVWDALDSGRGAVLALPHSGNWDMAGVWLVQNHGTFTTVAERLRPESLFNRFVAYRESLGFEVIPLSGGERPPYELLRDRLRANRVVCLMAERDLTRQGVAVDFFGEPTRMPAGPAKLACETGAALLPVHCWFDGDGWGMRVFAPLDTSGGDVGLVTQALADRFAANIAEHPEDWHMMQPQWIADLSDARRARLAGAG
- the pgsA gene encoding phosphatidylinositol phosphate synthase, which encodes MSNIYLMTRAAYVKLSRPLARAALRVGFTPDSITILGTAGTVLAALTLFPIGQLWWGAFAVAVFVLADMLDGAMARERGGGTRFGAVLDAACDRIADGAIFAGLLWWAAFGMDSPALVVATVICLITSQVISYIKARAEASGLRGDGGFIERPERLVIVLTGAGLSGVSFLHIPWLLPVAMWILAVANVVTVLQRLHTVRTSPGAMDRIEPKGEEKPAADDQ